Sequence from the Halalkalicoccus subterraneus genome:
CGTGGTTCTGTCGATCTCCTTTTCACCTTTGTAGATATCCGCGCCGTCCTGTACTACCTTCTCGGCGAGCACCGCACACTTGATGCGCATCGGGCTGAGTTCGATACCGAGCATCTCGGCGATGTCGTCCCGATCCATCTCGGCGAGTTCGTCCATGCTCATGCCGGGTAGCTCCTGGGTGAGCAGGCTCGCGCTAGCCTGACTGATCGCACAGCCGTCACCCGAAAACGCGACGTACTCGATGGTTTCGTCGTCGTCTTCGAGGTTGACGTCGACCCGGATCTCGTCGCCACACATCGGGTT
This genomic interval carries:
- a CDS encoding iron-sulfur cluster assembly scaffold protein, with amino-acid sequence MSMGSDMYREQILDHYKNPRNYGELEEPTFSHVGENPMCGDEIRVDVNLEDDDETIEYVAFSGDGCAISQASASLLTQELPGMSMDELAEMDRDDIAEMLGIELSPMRIKCAVLAEKVVQDGADIYKGEKEIDRTTTED